The stretch of DNA TTTTACGTGTCCTTCAGTTGTTTGCCCCCCGCCCGGAATAATCCTCACCCCCAGGCGCCGGGCACCCCAATAGGCACTCTAGAACCCGGCATAAGAGCCGAAACTGAAAGCAAAGTAAAAAGAATCAGTGGGTCGGATACCTAATGCCCACCAACCGTAAACCCATGATTCTCCATAGCGTTCCGTGTCGTACATGGTAAAGGGTATTCTCAAGGGAGCACCTGTTGAACCGGAAGTATTGCAATGATGTGCCATGAAATCTTCCTGTACAGCACTGGTTAATCCATAAAGCGGGTTTTCACTCTGGAGATGTAAAAAGTCTTTTTTGTCAGTTAGGGGCACCTTGGTTTTGAAATCATCCAATGTTTTTACATCTTGCGGGTGAAAACCAATACTGTCCCATTTTTCCCTGTAAAAGCGGCTATTTTGATAAGCATGATTTAAAAGGGATTTAAGACG from Desulfoscipio gibsoniae DSM 7213 encodes:
- a CDS encoding phenylacetate--CoA ligase family protein, translated to MTLRYWTYELIGQKFWNEPAEIMSREKLDAFHLQRLKSLLNHAYQNSRFYREKWDSIGFHPQDVKTLDDFKTKVPLTDKKDFLHLQSENPLYGLTSAVQEDFMAHHCNTSGSTGAPLRIPFTMYDTERYGESWVYGWWALGIRPTDSFYFAFSFGSYAGF